Proteins encoded together in one Streptomyces sp. NBC_01216 window:
- a CDS encoding lytic polysaccharide monooxygenase auxiliary activity family 9 protein, whose translation MTSLRARRPRRLAAAGAVLSAAAIVPLTPSVAVAHGAVFNPVSRVAACYAEGPESPKSQVCKDLVADSGTQPLYDWNEVNIANAAGQHQALIPDGKLCSANREKYRALDWARTDWPSTAVAAGTFDFKVRVTAPHSGTMTVYLTKEGFDPTQPLKWSDLDTTPVATYATTRSSDNGYYDFTGNLPSRTGRHIVYKVWQRNDSPEAFYSCSDVTFGGPAAAVAKAPTEAKIAAGADLSTVSHAGHGGDEQPPALSAETAATPTSPLPPALAGAGGLAAFAVGGLFLSRRRAS comes from the coding sequence ATGACGTCCCTCCGCGCCCGTCGCCCCCGTCGCCTCGCCGCAGCCGGCGCCGTCCTGTCCGCCGCCGCGATCGTTCCCCTGACCCCGTCCGTGGCCGTCGCCCACGGTGCCGTCTTCAACCCGGTGAGCCGGGTGGCCGCCTGCTACGCGGAGGGGCCCGAGTCACCCAAGTCGCAGGTGTGCAAGGACCTCGTGGCCGATTCCGGCACCCAGCCGCTGTACGACTGGAACGAGGTCAACATCGCCAACGCCGCCGGTCAGCACCAGGCGCTGATCCCGGACGGCAAGCTCTGCTCGGCCAACCGCGAGAAGTACCGTGCCCTCGACTGGGCGCGCACCGACTGGCCGTCGACGGCGGTGGCCGCGGGCACCTTCGACTTCAAGGTCCGGGTGACGGCGCCGCACTCGGGCACGATGACGGTCTACCTCACCAAGGAGGGCTTCGACCCCACCCAGCCGCTGAAGTGGTCCGACCTGGACACGACGCCGGTGGCCACCTACGCCACCACGCGCTCCTCGGACAACGGCTACTACGACTTCACCGGGAACCTGCCCTCCCGCACCGGCCGCCACATCGTCTACAAGGTCTGGCAGCGCAACGACAGTCCGGAGGCGTTCTACAGCTGCTCCGACGTCACCTTCGGCGGCCCGGCGGCGGCCGTGGCCAAGGCTCCGACCGAGGCGAAGATCGCGGCCGGAGCCGACCTGTCGACGGTGAGCCACGCCGGCCACGGCGGCGACGAGCAGCCCCCGGCCCTGTCGGCCGAGACCGCCGCCACGCCCACCTCCCCGCTCCCGCCGGCGCTCGCGGGCGCGGGCGGCCTGGCGGCGTTCGCCGTCGGCGGCCTGTTCCTGTCGCGCCGCCGCGCTTCCTGA
- a CDS encoding RNA polymerase sigma factor, with protein MTSSYPGCGHCTEGGHHPPVGPAEATGPETASGGNRAGATGTRREAAPDLVPGEGPAHAPGAPRPAAPHAPGSAPSAADATEDPCDTRLVHAVADGDKDALSLLFARHAATLFAHLLNRGFPAPTVEDAVQESFLTVWKSASGFHEGSVPAWLRRIALCRAVDLERAASRHRALADRAREHTPASAATAPSAEECLLASSPRYAAIAVALAGLPGPQREVIELRYLRHLSVRETAERLAIPEGTVKARAARGCARLREWIVAQREAESSAGAPEEIAREAQPSRRPRVPRPRP; from the coding sequence GTGACGAGCAGCTATCCCGGGTGCGGGCATTGCACAGAGGGCGGGCACCACCCCCCGGTCGGCCCCGCCGAGGCGACCGGCCCGGAGACGGCGAGCGGCGGAAACCGGGCGGGTGCCACGGGCACGCGGCGCGAGGCGGCCCCGGACCTCGTGCCCGGTGAGGGCCCGGCCCATGCCCCGGGTGCGCCCCGCCCGGCCGCACCCCACGCACCCGGCTCCGCCCCCTCCGCTGCGGACGCCACGGAGGACCCCTGCGACACCCGCCTGGTCCACGCGGTCGCCGACGGGGACAAGGACGCCCTGTCCCTGCTGTTCGCCCGGCACGCCGCCACGCTGTTCGCTCATCTCCTCAACCGCGGCTTCCCGGCACCGACCGTCGAGGACGCGGTGCAGGAGTCCTTTCTCACGGTGTGGAAGAGCGCCTCGGGCTTCCATGAGGGCAGCGTCCCGGCCTGGCTGCGCCGGATCGCGCTCTGCCGGGCCGTCGACCTCGAACGGGCCGCGAGCCGCCATCGCGCCCTCGCGGACCGGGCGCGCGAGCACACCCCCGCCTCGGCCGCCACGGCGCCCTCCGCCGAGGAGTGCCTGCTCGCGTCCTCCCCGCGCTACGCGGCGATCGCCGTCGCCCTGGCCGGCCTCCCCGGGCCGCAGCGCGAGGTGATCGAGCTGCGCTATCTCCGGCACCTCAGCGTCCGCGAGACGGCGGAACGGCTCGCGATACCCGAAGGCACGGTCAAGGCCCGTGCCGCCCGTGGCTGCGCCCGGCTGCGCGAGTGGATCGTGGCCCAGCGTGAGGCGGAGTCCTCAGCCGGCGCGCCGGAGGAGATCGCCCGCGAGGCGCAGCCCTCGCGCCGCCCCCGCGTGCCGCGTCCCCGCCCATGA
- a CDS encoding spermidine synthase, which yields MPTPVTLDRREGPYGEVVLRRRDEHFEIIANGTFLMDTSDGRSERLLIDAARDALGDRLGPSVLIGGLGVGFSLAHAAADPRWARIVVAEREEAIIDWHRRGPLAGLSGEALGDPRCVILHTDLVEYLRVSSDTYDALCLDIDNGPDWTVTEDNEHLYSASGLAHCAARLNPGGVLAVWSARPSADFEESLRNAGFSEVRTEEIPVARGVPDVVHLGIRPA from the coding sequence ATGCCGACCCCCGTCACCCTCGACCGCCGCGAAGGCCCCTACGGGGAGGTGGTCCTCCGCCGGCGCGACGAGCATTTCGAGATCATCGCCAACGGCACGTTCCTGATGGACACGTCCGACGGACGCTCCGAGCGGCTGCTGATCGACGCGGCGAGGGACGCCCTCGGCGACCGCCTCGGCCCGTCCGTCCTGATCGGCGGCCTGGGAGTCGGCTTCTCCCTGGCGCACGCCGCCGCCGACCCGCGCTGGGCGCGGATCGTGGTGGCCGAGCGCGAGGAGGCGATCATCGACTGGCACCGGCGGGGGCCGCTGGCCGGGCTCTCCGGGGAGGCGCTCGGCGATCCGCGCTGCGTGATCCTGCACACGGACCTGGTGGAGTACCTCCGCGTCTCGTCCGACACCTACGACGCGCTCTGCCTGGACATCGACAACGGACCGGACTGGACCGTCACCGAGGACAACGAACACCTCTACTCCGCCTCGGGGTTGGCGCACTGCGCGGCCCGGCTCAACCCCGGCGGCGTGCTCGCCGTCTGGTCCGCGCGCCCCTCGGCCGATTTCGAAGAGTCATTGCGGAATGCCGGATTCAGCGAGGTACGGACGGAAGAGATCCCAGTTGCCCGGGGCGTCCCCGACGTGGTGCACCTCGGCATCCGGCCTGCGTAG
- the lon gene encoding endopeptidase La — MAPESTEYSTLTLPVLPLDDEVVLPGMVVPLDLSDNDVRAAVEAAQAAARPGGGKPRVLLVPRVDGTYAGTGVLGTVEQVGRLSDGDPGALIRGRDRVRIGAGTTGPGAALWVEGAVVEEVLPDPLPGAVTELVTEYKALATSWLKKRGAWQVVDRVQQIDGVAALADNSGYSPFLTVEQKVELLETADPVARLRLATVWLREHLAEQDVAETIAKDVQEGVDKQQREFLLRRQLDAVRRELRELDGDGEGDESDDYRARVEAADLPGKVREAALKEVAKLERSSDQSPEGSWIRTWLDTVLELPWNERTEDRYDVRGAKAVLDAEHAGLEDVKERITEYLAVRKRRSERGLGVVGGRRGGAVLALVGPPGVGKTSLGESVAHAMGRKFVRVALGGVRDEAEIRGHRRTYVGALPGRIVRAVKEAGSMNPVVLLDEIDKVGSDFRGDPAAALLEVLDPAQNHTFRDHYLEVELDLSDVVFLATANVLEAIPEALLDRMELVRLDGYTEDEKVVIARDHLLPRQLERAGLEPGEVVLEDAVLRKLAGEYTREAGVRTLERTVARLLRKVAAQHELGERELPFTLTPKDLRALIGRPHHVPESAQDPAERRTSVPGVATGLAVTGAGGDVLFVEASLADPETGAAGLTLTGQLGDVMKESARIALSFLRSHGAELELPVTGLKDRGVHIHFPAGSVPKDGPSAGITMTTALASLLSGRLVRTDVAMTGEVSLTGRVLPIGGLKQKLLAAHRAGVTTVVIPKRNEADLDDVPAEILEKLEVHPVTDVRQVLEIALTPAEVSVSAAA, encoded by the coding sequence ATGGCTCCTGAGTCCACGGAGTACTCGACGCTGACCCTGCCCGTGCTGCCGCTCGACGACGAGGTCGTGCTGCCCGGCATGGTGGTGCCGCTCGACCTGTCCGACAACGACGTACGCGCCGCGGTGGAGGCCGCCCAGGCCGCCGCCCGGCCGGGTGGTGGCAAGCCGCGGGTGCTGCTGGTGCCCCGCGTCGACGGGACCTACGCGGGAACCGGTGTGCTCGGCACCGTCGAACAGGTCGGGCGGCTGTCCGACGGTGATCCCGGTGCGCTGATCCGCGGCCGGGACCGGGTGAGGATCGGCGCCGGCACGACCGGACCCGGCGCCGCCCTGTGGGTCGAGGGTGCCGTCGTCGAGGAGGTCCTGCCGGACCCGCTGCCCGGCGCCGTGACCGAGCTGGTCACGGAGTACAAGGCGCTGGCCACCAGCTGGCTCAAGAAGCGCGGTGCCTGGCAGGTCGTGGACCGGGTGCAGCAGATCGACGGTGTCGCGGCGCTCGCCGACAACTCCGGGTACTCGCCGTTCCTCACGGTCGAGCAGAAGGTGGAGCTGCTGGAGACGGCCGATCCGGTCGCGCGCCTCAGGCTGGCCACGGTCTGGCTGCGTGAGCATCTGGCGGAGCAGGACGTCGCCGAGACCATCGCCAAGGACGTCCAGGAGGGTGTCGACAAGCAGCAGCGAGAGTTCCTGCTGCGCCGCCAGCTCGACGCCGTGCGCAGGGAACTGCGCGAGCTGGACGGCGACGGCGAGGGCGACGAGTCCGACGACTACCGTGCCCGGGTGGAGGCCGCCGACCTGCCCGGGAAGGTGCGGGAGGCCGCCCTCAAGGAGGTCGCGAAGCTGGAGCGGTCCAGCGACCAGTCGCCGGAGGGTTCCTGGATCCGCACCTGGCTCGACACCGTCCTCGAACTGCCCTGGAACGAGCGGACCGAGGACCGGTACGACGTCCGGGGCGCCAAGGCGGTCCTCGACGCCGAGCACGCGGGCCTGGAAGACGTCAAGGAGCGGATCACCGAGTACCTGGCGGTGCGCAAGCGGCGTTCCGAGCGGGGCCTCGGCGTGGTCGGCGGCCGGCGCGGCGGCGCGGTCCTCGCGCTGGTCGGTCCGCCCGGCGTCGGCAAGACCTCCCTGGGTGAGTCCGTCGCGCACGCGATGGGGAGGAAGTTCGTGCGGGTCGCGCTCGGCGGGGTGCGCGACGAGGCGGAGATCCGCGGGCACCGGCGTACGTACGTGGGCGCGCTGCCCGGCCGGATCGTCCGGGCGGTCAAGGAGGCCGGGTCCATGAATCCGGTGGTCCTGCTCGACGAGATCGACAAGGTCGGTTCCGACTTCCGCGGCGACCCGGCCGCGGCCCTACTCGAAGTCCTGGACCCGGCGCAGAACCACACCTTCCGGGACCACTACCTGGAGGTCGAACTCGACCTGTCCGACGTCGTCTTCCTGGCGACGGCGAACGTCCTGGAGGCCATTCCGGAGGCGCTGCTCGACCGGATGGAGCTGGTGCGCCTCGACGGGTACACGGAGGACGAGAAGGTCGTCATCGCCCGCGACCATCTGCTGCCCCGGCAACTGGAGCGGGCGGGTCTGGAGCCGGGCGAGGTCGTTCTGGAGGACGCGGTCCTGCGGAAGCTGGCCGGCGAGTACACCCGGGAGGCGGGTGTCCGCACCCTGGAGCGGACCGTGGCCCGGCTGCTGCGGAAGGTCGCCGCGCAGCACGAACTGGGCGAGCGGGAGCTGCCGTTCACCCTGACGCCGAAGGACCTGCGCGCCCTGATCGGGCGGCCGCACCATGTACCGGAGTCGGCTCAGGACCCGGCCGAACGCCGTACGTCCGTTCCCGGTGTGGCCACCGGTCTGGCCGTGACGGGCGCGGGCGGCGACGTGCTCTTCGTGGAGGCGTCGCTCGCCGATCCGGAAACGGGCGCGGCGGGGCTGACCCTGACCGGACAGCTGGGTGACGTGATGAAGGAGTCCGCGCGGATCGCGCTCTCCTTCCTCCGCTCGCACGGCGCGGAGCTGGAGCTGCCCGTGACCGGTCTGAAGGACCGGGGCGTGCACATCCACTTCCCGGCGGGCTCGGTCCCCAAGGACGGGCCGAGCGCGGGCATCACCATGACGACCGCGCTGGCTTCGCTGCTGTCCGGCCGGCTGGTCCGCACGGACGTGGCGATGACCGGCGAGGTGTCGCTGACCGGGCGGGTGCTGCCGATCGGCGGCCTGAAGCAGAAGCTGCTGGCCGCGCACCGGGCGGGCGTGACGACGGTCGTGATCCCGAAGCGGAACGAGGCCGACCTGGACGACGTCCCCGCCGAGATCCTGGAGAAGCTGGAGGTCCACCCGGTGACGGACGTCCGCCAGGTCCTGGAGATCGCGCTGACCCCGGCGGAGGTGTCGGTGAGCGCGGCGGCGTGA
- a CDS encoding zf-HC2 domain-containing protein: MTELSPPVPRPAQASGPAGDRHLPGHRVATYARGELSRELLVSAEAHLDSCRDCAEAVGTAVRGGPYGPRLDAVHRALVNRIG; the protein is encoded by the coding sequence ATGACCGAGCTCTCTCCCCCCGTCCCCCGTCCGGCCCAGGCGTCCGGACCGGCCGGCGACCGGCATCTGCCGGGGCACCGGGTGGCCACGTACGCGCGCGGGGAACTCTCCCGTGAGCTCCTCGTCTCCGCCGAAGCCCACCTGGACTCCTGCCGCGACTGCGCCGAGGCCGTCGGCACGGCCGTACGCGGCGGGCCCTACGGTCCACGACTCGACGCGGTGCACCGCGCCCTGGTCAACCGGATCGGCTGA
- a CDS encoding YfbM family protein, whose protein sequence is MSMIGEYARLTPAELDRAVRDPDWAREFVDELVETELDVHPEPSEARLHEVDKAWHALDFLLRRVDFPVDVVHGEEEILGAEDWGYGPPRFLRPERVRIAAKALSATPHEALIEGVLPAELAEAGVYPAVVWERGESLDYVTGHYQALVPFLRAAADTGDALLIWLD, encoded by the coding sequence ATGAGCATGATCGGAGAGTACGCGCGCCTCACTCCTGCCGAACTCGATCGCGCGGTCCGTGATCCGGACTGGGCGCGGGAGTTCGTCGACGAACTGGTCGAGACGGAGCTGGACGTACACCCCGAGCCGTCCGAAGCGCGCCTCCACGAAGTCGACAAGGCGTGGCACGCGCTCGACTTCCTGCTGCGCCGCGTCGACTTCCCCGTCGACGTCGTTCACGGCGAGGAAGAGATCCTCGGGGCCGAGGACTGGGGGTACGGACCGCCCCGCTTCCTCCGGCCGGAACGCGTGCGCATCGCGGCGAAGGCGCTCTCCGCCACCCCCCACGAAGCCCTGATCGAGGGTGTCCTCCCGGCGGAGCTCGCCGAGGCGGGCGTCTACCCCGCCGTCGTCTGGGAGCGCGGCGAGTCGCTCGACTACGTGACCGGCCACTACCAGGCGCTGGTTCCGTTCCTCCGAGCCGCGGCAGACACCGGGGACGCCCTGCTCATCTGGCTGGACTGA
- a CDS encoding HAMP domain-containing sensor histidine kinase codes for MSPRAPHAGHTGHTGAGSGVRRRKIAISIKTKLGALVVGAVLLTSGLALVAIRTSTEFRYITIFAMIATLLITQFVAQSLTAPLDEMNAVAGSISRGDFGRRVRGADRRDELGDLASTINRMADDLEAVDRHRKELVANVSHELRTPIAALRAVLENVVDGVSDADPETMRTALQQTERLGRLVETLLDLSRLDNGVTTLKVRRLEVWPYLSGVLREANLAASQRGLSTSSGLHNRTDVHLHLDVSPPDLAAYADAERLHQVVANLIDNAVKHSPSHGRVTVHARRGPWPDSLELEVEDEGPGIPEALRHTVFERFNRGSVPSQAGPGADGGTGLGLAIARWAVDLHGGSIGVAESSRGCRIHITLPGSIPARA; via the coding sequence ATGAGCCCACGAGCGCCGCACGCCGGGCACACGGGGCACACCGGAGCGGGGTCCGGCGTCCGTCGGCGCAAGATCGCCATCTCCATCAAGACCAAGCTGGGCGCGCTGGTCGTCGGGGCGGTCCTGCTGACCTCGGGCCTGGCGCTGGTGGCGATCCGGACCTCCACGGAGTTCCGCTACATCACCATCTTCGCGATGATCGCGACCCTGCTGATCACCCAGTTCGTGGCGCAGTCGCTGACGGCACCGCTGGACGAGATGAACGCGGTGGCGGGGTCGATCTCACGCGGGGACTTCGGCCGGCGGGTGCGCGGCGCGGACCGGCGCGACGAGCTGGGCGACCTCGCCTCGACGATCAACCGCATGGCGGACGATCTGGAGGCCGTCGACCGGCACCGCAAGGAGCTGGTCGCCAACGTGTCGCACGAGCTGCGCACCCCCATCGCCGCGCTCCGCGCCGTGCTGGAGAACGTGGTGGACGGGGTCTCCGATGCGGACCCGGAGACCATGCGGACGGCGTTGCAGCAGACCGAGCGGCTCGGCCGGCTGGTGGAGACGCTGCTGGACCTGTCGCGTCTCGACAACGGTGTCACCACCTTGAAGGTGCGGCGTCTGGAGGTGTGGCCGTATTTGTCGGGGGTGCTCCGCGAGGCCAATCTGGCGGCGTCCCAGCGGGGCCTGTCGACCAGTTCGGGGCTGCACAACCGTACGGACGTCCATCTGCACCTGGACGTGTCGCCGCCCGATCTGGCGGCGTACGCGGACGCGGAGCGGCTGCACCAGGTGGTGGCGAACCTCATCGACAACGCGGTGAAGCACTCGCCCTCGCACGGCCGGGTGACGGTGCACGCGCGGCGCGGGCCGTGGCCGGACTCGCTGGAGCTGGAGGTCGAGGACGAGGGCCCCGGCATTCCGGAGGCGCTGCGGCACACGGTCTTCGAGCGGTTCAACCGGGGATCGGTGCCGTCACAGGCCGGTCCGGGCGCCGACGGCGGCACGGGTCTGGGCCTGGCGATCGCCCGCTGGGCGGTGGATCTGCACGGCGGCAGCATCGGAGTGGCCGAATCGTCACGCGGCTGCCGCATACATATCACTCTTCCGGGCAGCATTCCGGCACGGGCTTGA
- a CDS encoding response regulator transcription factor encodes MEQTHTTHHGAAATPGAQRRVLVVEDDTTIVDAIAARLRAEGFLVHTAADGPAAVDAAEAWQPDLMVLDVMLPGFDGLEVCRRVQARRPVPVLMLTARDDETDMLVGLGVGADDYMTKPFSMRELAARVHVLLRRVERATLAAVTPRSGILRLGDLELDHAQRRVRVRGEDVHLTPTEFDLLVCLANTPRAVLSREQLLAEVWDWADASGTRTVDSHVKALRRKIGAERIRTVHGVGYALESTLS; translated from the coding sequence ATGGAGCAGACACACACCACTCATCACGGTGCGGCGGCCACTCCGGGCGCTCAGCGACGGGTGCTGGTCGTGGAGGACGACACGACGATCGTCGACGCGATCGCCGCCCGACTGCGCGCGGAGGGCTTTCTCGTCCACACCGCGGCCGACGGGCCCGCGGCCGTGGACGCCGCCGAGGCGTGGCAACCCGACCTGATGGTCCTCGACGTGATGCTGCCGGGCTTCGACGGTCTGGAGGTGTGCCGCCGGGTCCAGGCCCGGCGGCCGGTGCCCGTCCTCATGCTCACGGCGCGTGACGACGAGACGGACATGCTCGTGGGCCTGGGCGTCGGCGCGGACGACTACATGACGAAGCCGTTCTCGATGCGCGAGCTGGCGGCGCGCGTCCACGTGCTGCTGCGCCGGGTGGAACGGGCCACGCTGGCCGCGGTGACCCCGCGCAGCGGAATCCTGCGCCTGGGCGACCTGGAGCTCGACCACGCCCAGCGCCGGGTCCGGGTGCGGGGCGAGGACGTCCACCTGACCCCGACCGAGTTCGACCTGCTGGTCTGCCTGGCGAACACCCCGCGGGCGGTCCTCTCCCGCGAACAGCTGCTGGCGGAGGTGTGGGACTGGGCCGACGCGTCCGGTACCCGGACCGTGGACAGCCACGTCAAGGCGCTCCGCAGGAAGATCGGGGCCGAGCGGATCCGCACCGTGCACGGGGTCGGCTACGCCCTGGAGAGCACGCTCTCATGA